The Streptomyces sp. SS1-1 genome has a segment encoding these proteins:
- the rodA gene encoding rod shape-determining protein RodA has product MTGANSFHVSGYGPRRAGWSRLFARDSLARRLDWPILLAAVALSMFGAVLVYSATRNRTELNQGDQYYFLIRHLLNTGIGLALMVGTVWLGHRALRTAVPILYGLSVFLILLVLTPLGSTINGAHSWIKLPGGFSLQPSEFVKVTIILGMAMLLAARVDAGDKQYPDHRTVVQALGLAGVPMLIVMLMPDLGSVMVMVVIVLGVLLASGASNRWVFGLIGAGTAGAIAVWQLGVLDDYQIARFAAFANPELDPAGVGYNTNQARIAIGSGGLTGSGLFHGSQTTGQFVPEQQTDFVFTVAGEELGFVGGGLIILLLGIILWRACRIARETTELYGTIVAAGIVAWFAFQAFENVGMTLGIMPVTGLPLPFVSYGGSSMFAVWVAVGLLQSIRVQRPMSA; this is encoded by the coding sequence ATGACCGGCGCCAACAGCTTCCATGTCTCCGGGTACGGGCCGCGGCGGGCGGGCTGGTCCCGCCTGTTCGCCCGGGACTCGCTCGCCCGCCGGCTGGACTGGCCGATACTGCTCGCCGCTGTCGCCCTGTCGATGTTCGGTGCCGTGCTGGTCTACTCCGCGACCCGCAACCGCACCGAGCTCAACCAGGGCGACCAGTACTACTTCCTGATCCGGCACCTGCTGAACACGGGGATCGGGCTGGCCCTCATGGTCGGGACCGTCTGGCTGGGCCATCGCGCCCTGCGCACGGCCGTGCCCATCCTCTACGGCTTGTCCGTCTTCCTGATCCTGCTGGTGCTCACCCCGCTCGGCTCCACGATCAACGGCGCCCACTCCTGGATCAAGCTCCCCGGCGGGTTCTCGCTGCAGCCCTCGGAGTTCGTGAAGGTCACGATCATCCTGGGCATGGCGATGCTGCTGGCCGCGCGCGTCGACGCGGGCGACAAGCAGTACCCGGACCACCGGACGGTCGTGCAGGCCCTCGGCCTGGCCGGCGTGCCCATGCTGATCGTGATGCTCATGCCCGACCTCGGCTCGGTCATGGTCATGGTGGTGATCGTGCTCGGCGTGCTCCTGGCCTCCGGCGCCTCCAACCGCTGGGTGTTCGGGCTGATCGGCGCGGGCACCGCGGGCGCCATCGCCGTATGGCAGCTCGGCGTCCTGGACGACTACCAGATCGCCCGCTTCGCCGCCTTCGCCAACCCCGAGCTCGACCCGGCCGGCGTCGGCTACAACACCAACCAGGCGCGGATCGCGATCGGTTCCGGCGGGCTGACCGGCTCCGGGCTGTTCCACGGCTCGCAGACCACCGGCCAGTTCGTCCCGGAGCAGCAGACCGACTTCGTCTTCACGGTGGCGGGGGAGGAGCTCGGCTTCGTCGGCGGCGGGCTGATCATCCTGCTCCTCGGCATCATCCTGTGGCGGGCCTGCCGCATCGCCCGCGAGACCACCGAGCTGTACGGGACGATCGTCGCGGCCGGCATCGTGGCCTGGTTCGCCTTCCAGGCGTTCGAGAACGTCGGGATGACCCTGGGGATCATGCCGGTCACCGGTCTGCCACTGCCGTTCGTGTCCTACGGAGGATCGTCGATGTTCGCCGTCTGGGTGGCGGTGGGACTGCTCCAGTCCATCCGGGTGCAACGCCCGATGTCGGCCTGA
- the mrdA gene encoding penicillin-binding protein 2, with translation MSNIPETGRTPRVQIRLVVIQILVLSLLGTLGGRLWYLQIREGEAYAKEASGNHVQQVVQPAVRGSILDARGVPLADNETRLVVSASRTDLLKMPDDGKAVLTKLAGVLGMKPAEVMEKVRLCDAKTPQPCWNGSPYQPIPITDEATPKQALQIRERAEDFPGITAEPQALRRYPSPGGANTAQVLGYLSPVTDEELQQAQDTDSPYLRSDQVGRSGLERQYDKALRGKAGVTRYEVDNLGRVIGEAEADPAQPGANLVTSIDARVQRVAEYELSEAMKEARKEWDHNTNEPYKADSGAVVVMEAKTGRIVAMASNPTYDPNAWVGGISAKDYKKLTGKSSNYPLLNRAIQGQSAPGSIFKVIPTAAAVNAGYSFDGPYECSSSYSIGNQVFKNFESQGYGGISLGRALEVSCDTVFYRLSHEEWKRDGGNKPKKNAKDWFYKTAHQFGLGSETGIDLPNEVTGRIPDRKWKQDYWKANKDAWCKYGKKGGSYAEQIAYENCLEGNRLRAGDSVNYSIGQGDTLVTPIQMATIYAAISNGGTLYDPTVGKAVVSPDGKSVEEIKPKSHGKLPISRQTLARMDDALAGVATRGTAAWRFADVGWPQDKIPMHAKTGTAEVYGKQTTSWFATYTKDYSVVMTISQGGTGSGASGPAVRNIYDALYGVSDDGTINKKNALLPTPQKKLPKVRTDGTITSPKVSKDPAKEQRATQKNEADPDPQQLAGTVSTQSPENRDTRRRRRRSRRRGSRRMLT, from the coding sequence GTGAGCAACATTCCCGAGACCGGCCGGACGCCCCGCGTCCAGATCCGGCTCGTCGTCATCCAGATCCTCGTCCTCTCCCTCCTGGGCACCCTCGGCGGACGCCTGTGGTACCTCCAGATCCGTGAGGGAGAGGCCTACGCCAAGGAGGCGTCGGGCAACCACGTCCAGCAGGTCGTCCAGCCCGCCGTCCGCGGCTCCATCCTGGACGCCCGCGGCGTGCCCCTCGCCGACAACGAGACCCGCCTCGTGGTCTCCGCCTCCCGCACCGACCTGCTGAAGATGCCGGACGACGGCAAGGCCGTCCTCACCAAGCTGGCCGGTGTGCTGGGCATGAAGCCCGCCGAGGTCATGGAGAAGGTCCGGCTCTGCGACGCCAAGACCCCCCAGCCCTGCTGGAACGGCTCGCCCTACCAGCCCATCCCCATCACCGACGAGGCCACCCCGAAGCAGGCCCTCCAGATCCGGGAGCGCGCCGAGGACTTCCCCGGCATCACCGCCGAGCCGCAGGCACTGCGCCGGTACCCGAGCCCCGGCGGCGCCAACACCGCCCAGGTCCTCGGCTACCTCTCCCCGGTCACCGACGAGGAGCTCCAGCAGGCCCAGGACACCGACTCCCCGTATCTGCGCTCCGACCAGGTCGGCCGCTCCGGCCTGGAGCGCCAGTACGACAAGGCGCTGCGCGGCAAGGCCGGCGTCACCCGCTACGAGGTCGACAACCTCGGCCGGGTCATCGGCGAGGCCGAGGCCGACCCGGCGCAGCCCGGCGCCAACCTCGTCACCAGCATCGACGCCCGCGTCCAGCGGGTCGCCGAGTACGAGCTGAGCGAGGCGATGAAGGAAGCCCGCAAGGAGTGGGACCACAACACCAACGAGCCGTACAAGGCCGACTCCGGCGCGGTCGTCGTCATGGAGGCCAAGACCGGCCGCATCGTCGCGATGGCCTCCAACCCCACCTACGACCCCAACGCCTGGGTGGGCGGCATCTCCGCGAAGGACTACAAGAAGCTGACGGGCAAGTCCTCCAACTACCCGCTGCTCAACCGCGCGATCCAGGGCCAGTCGGCGCCCGGCTCCATCTTCAAGGTCATCCCGACGGCCGCCGCCGTCAACGCCGGCTACTCCTTCGACGGCCCCTACGAATGCTCCAGCTCGTACTCCATCGGCAACCAGGTCTTCAAGAACTTCGAGTCCCAGGGATACGGCGGCATCAGCCTCGGCCGGGCCCTGGAGGTCTCCTGCGACACCGTCTTCTACCGCCTCTCCCACGAGGAGTGGAAGCGCGACGGCGGCAACAAGCCCAAGAAGAACGCCAAGGACTGGTTCTACAAGACGGCCCACCAGTTCGGCCTGGGTTCCGAGACCGGTATCGACCTGCCCAACGAGGTCACCGGCCGTATCCCGGACCGCAAGTGGAAGCAGGACTACTGGAAGGCCAACAAGGACGCCTGGTGCAAGTACGGCAAGAAGGGCGGCTCCTACGCCGAGCAGATCGCCTACGAGAACTGCCTCGAAGGCAACCGGCTGCGCGCGGGTGACTCCGTCAACTACTCCATCGGCCAGGGCGACACCCTCGTCACCCCCATCCAGATGGCCACGATCTACGCGGCCATCTCCAACGGCGGCACGCTCTACGACCCGACCGTCGGCAAGGCTGTCGTCAGCCCCGACGGGAAGAGCGTCGAGGAGATCAAGCCCAAATCGCACGGCAAGCTGCCGATAAGCCGTCAGACCCTCGCCCGGATGGACGACGCCCTCGCCGGAGTCGCCACCCGCGGCACCGCCGCCTGGCGCTTCGCCGACGTCGGCTGGCCCCAGGACAAGATCCCCATGCACGCCAAGACCGGTACCGCCGAGGTCTACGGCAAGCAGACCACCTCGTGGTTCGCGACGTACACCAAGGACTACTCGGTCGTCATGACCATCTCCCAGGGTGGTACGGGTTCCGGCGCCTCCGGCCCGGCCGTGCGCAACATCTACGACGCCCTGTACGGCGTCTCCGACGACGGCACCATCAACAAGAAGAACGCGCTGCTGCCCACCCCGCAGAAGAAGCTGCCGAAGGTCCGCACCGACGGCACCATCACCTCGCCGAAGGTCTCCAAGGACCCGGCGAAGGAGCAGCGCGCCACCCAGAAGAACGAGGCCGACCCGGACCCGCAGCAGCTCGCCGGGACCGTGTCGACACAGTCCCCGGAGAACCGGGACACCCGGCGCCGCAGGCGCCGCAGCCGTAGGCGCGGAAGCCGGAGGATGCTCACATGA
- the mreD gene encoding rod shape-determining protein MreD gives MRVNRILLSTSLVVVALVVQVSVLARLHLPGAVPDLLLLTVLGLALVYGHVGGALVGFGAGLLADLAPPADHAAGRYALVLCVIGYLAGLFKPDNGKLRSATGPMVVVVVAAVGTTLLYAGVGALVGDTTARHVGLGGLLFTAALYDLLLAPFVVPGIMALARRAENDPLAETGGQTKKTDISSGWLSGGTGLRIGGQRGGLKVRTVRARTARAGRIKGVKRL, from the coding sequence ATGCGCGTCAACCGGATCCTGCTCTCCACCTCCCTGGTCGTCGTCGCCCTGGTCGTCCAGGTCAGCGTCCTCGCCCGGCTCCATCTGCCCGGCGCCGTACCGGATCTGCTGCTCCTGACCGTCCTCGGCCTCGCCCTCGTCTACGGCCATGTCGGCGGCGCCCTCGTCGGCTTCGGCGCCGGTCTGCTCGCCGACCTCGCGCCGCCCGCCGACCACGCCGCCGGGCGCTACGCGCTGGTGCTGTGCGTCATCGGCTATCTCGCCGGCCTGTTCAAACCGGACAACGGCAAGCTCAGGTCGGCCACCGGGCCCATGGTCGTCGTGGTCGTCGCCGCGGTCGGCACGACGCTGCTGTACGCGGGCGTCGGCGCCCTCGTCGGCGACACCACGGCCCGCCATGTCGGGCTCGGCGGCCTGCTGTTCACGGCGGCCCTGTACGACCTGCTGCTCGCGCCGTTCGTCGTCCCCGGGATCATGGCGCTCGCCCGCCGCGCGGAGAACGACCCGCTCGCCGAGACCGGCGGCCAGACGAAGAAGACGGACATCTCCTCCGGCTGGCTCTCCGGCGGCACCGGTCTGCGGATCGGCGGCCAGCGGGGCGGCCTGAAGGTCAGGACGGTCCGGGCGCGTACGGCACGCGCCGGGCGCATCAAGGGGGTCAAGCGCCTGTGA
- the mreC gene encoding rod shape-determining protein MreC, whose amino-acid sequence MRDTRESRLLLVLLVAIAFALITVDIRGGEDSPVDGARQAAAAVFGPVEDGVSAAVNPVGNAVSAIRDSGERHDRLARLEQENAALKAKLGSDDRSRSRLKQLDKMLKVAGEGQYGIKGAQVIAIGAAQGFSWTITIDAGANDGIQRDMTVLNGDGLVGRVTTVGPNTATVLLANDPDFTVGTRMEASDELGFASGQGDRPLRVELLNGKAEVKKGDRLVTFGSQADKPFVPGVPVGVVSRVDPSGGGLTRTLYVTPYVGFSKLDVVGVVVQAPKKDPRDTVLPAKPKPKPTPTVTVTVTPGADGQDGGGQQQQGDAQDQPLAGGLRPRADDLYQYEQDQ is encoded by the coding sequence GTGAGGGACACACGAGAGAGCCGGCTGCTCCTGGTGCTGCTGGTCGCCATCGCGTTCGCACTGATCACGGTGGACATCCGCGGCGGTGAGGACTCCCCGGTCGACGGTGCCCGCCAGGCCGCCGCCGCGGTCTTCGGCCCGGTCGAGGACGGTGTGTCGGCCGCGGTGAACCCGGTCGGCAACGCCGTCTCCGCCATCCGGGACTCCGGTGAGCGTCACGACCGGCTCGCCCGGCTCGAGCAGGAGAACGCCGCCCTCAAGGCGAAGCTCGGCAGCGACGACCGCAGCCGCAGCCGCCTCAAGCAGCTCGACAAGATGCTGAAGGTCGCGGGCGAGGGCCAGTACGGCATCAAGGGCGCCCAGGTCATCGCGATAGGAGCGGCCCAGGGCTTCTCCTGGACCATCACCATCGACGCCGGCGCCAACGACGGCATCCAGCGCGACATGACCGTCCTGAACGGCGACGGGCTGGTCGGCCGCGTCACCACCGTCGGCCCGAACACCGCGACGGTCCTGCTCGCCAACGACCCCGACTTCACCGTCGGCACCCGCATGGAGGCCAGCGACGAGCTCGGCTTCGCCTCCGGCCAGGGCGACCGCCCGCTGCGGGTCGAACTCCTCAACGGCAAGGCCGAGGTGAAGAAGGGCGACCGGCTCGTCACCTTCGGCTCGCAGGCCGACAAGCCGTTCGTGCCCGGCGTCCCGGTCGGCGTCGTCTCCCGTGTCGACCCGTCCGGCGGCGGCCTGACCCGCACCCTGTACGTCACGCCCTACGTCGGCTTCTCCAAGCTCGACGTCGTCGGCGTCGTCGTCCAGGCGCCGAAGAAGGACCCGCGCGACACGGTGCTGCCCGCCAAGCCGAAGCCGAAGCCCACGCCGACCGTCACGGTGACCGTGACGCCGGGTGCCGACGGGCAGGACGGCGGCGGGCAACAGCAGCAGGGCGACGCCCAGGACCAGCCCCTCGCCGGGGGCCTGCGGCCCCGCGCCGACGACCTGTACCAGTACGAGCAAGACCAGTAG